One genomic segment of Ignavibacteriota bacterium includes these proteins:
- a CDS encoding PAS domain-containing protein, with product MSSNIKQEYKEERSKRLLKYLTDYIYNVQIEDGEAVETFHGPGCYAVTGYKSSDYLKDPELWYNMVHDDDKENVLKQSQSALKGENVFPLEHRIIHRDGTIRWVKNSIVLQKDENDNVVSYDGIVNDITKLKEAEEQNKIKGEQLIHADKMASLGILVSGIAHEINNPNNFIMLNINLLKKIWEDVKPILNQYYIENGDFALGGMSYKNFVEKIDKSYESILSGSERIKKIIDNLTNYSKYPSKEFKKISINEVVEVAISITNNFISKSTNKFNVNYSKGFPLVWGSSNRLEQVVINLINNACQSLTNFDQKISIKIYEELNKVIIEVEDEGEGIDEKDLKHIFDPFYTTKREKGGTGLGLSISYNIVKNHNGDFLIESAKGKGTKAKIYLPIYLSSDGEKL from the coding sequence ATGAGCAGCAATATTAAACAAGAATATAAAGAAGAAAGAAGCAAGCGTTTATTAAAATATTTAACAGATTATATTTATAACGTGCAGATTGAAGATGGCGAAGCGGTTGAAACATTTCATGGTCCGGGTTGTTATGCCGTAACGGGTTATAAATCATCTGATTATTTAAAAGATCCGGAACTTTGGTATAATATGGTTCACGATGATGATAAAGAAAATGTTCTTAAACAATCGCAAAGTGCATTAAAAGGGGAAAATGTTTTTCCTCTTGAACATAGAATTATTCATCGCGATGGAACAATTCGCTGGGTAAAAAATAGCATTGTTTTACAAAAGGATGAAAACGATAATGTTGTTTCTTACGATGGAATCGTAAATGATATAACAAAATTAAAGGAAGCCGAAGAACAAAATAAAATTAAAGGCGAGCAATTAATTCATGCGGATAAAATGGCTTCTTTGGGAATTTTAGTCTCCGGAATTGCTCACGAAATTAATAATCCGAATAATTTTATTATGCTGAATATTAATTTGTTAAAAAAGATTTGGGAAGACGTAAAACCCATTCTTAACCAATACTACATTGAAAATGGCGATTTCGCTTTAGGTGGAATGTCATACAAAAATTTTGTGGAAAAAATTGATAAATCGTATGAATCAATTTTAAGCGGCTCGGAAAGAATAAAAAAAATTATCGATAATCTAACAAACTATTCCAAATATCCTTCTAAAGAATTTAAAAAAATAAGCATAAATGAAGTAGTTGAAGTTGCAATTTCCATCACAAATAATTTTATAAGCAAATCAACAAATAAATTTAACGTAAATTATTCAAAAGGATTTCCTTTGGTTTGGGGAAGTTCAAACAGACTTGAGCAAGTTGTAATAAATTTAATAAATAATGCATGTCAATCTTTAACTAATTTTGATCAAAAAATTTCAATAAAAATTTATGAAGAATTAAACAAAGTAATTATAGAAGTTGAAGATGAAGGCGAAGGAATTGATGAAAAAGATTTGAAGCATATTTTTGATCCTTTCTATACTACAAAGCGCGAAAAAGGCGGAACCGGCTTGGGTTTATCAATATCGTATAATATTGTAAAAAATCATAACGGTGATTTTTTAATAGAAAGCGCAAAGGGAAAAGGAACGAAAGCAAAAATTTATCTGCCAATATATTTAAGTTCAGATGGAGAAAAATTATGA
- a CDS encoding ADP-ribosylglycohydrolase family protein yields MKKVIHIIFIFYFFAGCHTFENSISEKIVDPQFDYKIYNPQPNDKIISRSEYLDKLYGFWLGQSIANWTGLTTEMDKIGNIGEIKTGAFYTREDWEKPDLPNIWNDYMDTNSSKLIDFVFEDENGIWGSDDDTDIEYMYQYLLHKNETGILTGEQIRDGWLNHIKSEEENFLWVSNQKAFDLMRAGFIPPQTGDPINNSDFEMIDAQLTTEIIGLFAPSNPEIALNIAHLPIQTTARKNSEWISEFYVIMHSLAILYDKNKSPKENILWMADLARKRLPNNSYSAKMYDYVKSRYSENIPWEKVRDEIYQRYQVDQLDEYDITSKNLTCNGCFAAGINFASSIISLLYGEGNYKETIKIGTLAGWDSDNPTSTWGGLLGFILGKDEIEKTFNRKFSEKYNIHRTRQNFPNNGIDTFSNMAKVGVFIVDRVVQEQMNGGIDLENNVWYIPQKEIKIIPAE; encoded by the coding sequence ATGAAAAAAGTTATCCATATAATATTTATTTTTTATTTTTTTGCCGGATGCCACACTTTCGAAAATTCCATTTCTGAAAAAATAGTTGATCCACAATTTGATTATAAAATTTACAATCCTCAGCCAAATGATAAAATTATTTCTCGATCTGAATACTTAGATAAATTATACGGATTTTGGCTTGGTCAATCAATTGCAAATTGGACCGGATTAACAACCGAAATGGATAAAATTGGAAATATCGGTGAAATAAAAACCGGTGCGTTTTATACAAGAGAGGATTGGGAAAAACCGGATTTACCAAATATTTGGAATGATTATATGGACACAAATTCATCAAAATTAATTGATTTTGTTTTTGAGGATGAAAATGGAATTTGGGGTTCGGATGATGATACTGATATTGAATATATGTATCAATATTTGCTGCACAAAAATGAAACTGGAATTCTAACCGGAGAACAAATCAGAGATGGCTGGTTGAATCATATAAAATCCGAAGAAGAAAATTTTTTGTGGGTCTCAAATCAAAAAGCATTTGATTTAATGAGAGCTGGTTTTATTCCGCCGCAGACTGGAGATCCAATTAATAATTCAGATTTTGAAATGATTGATGCTCAGCTTACAACAGAAATTATTGGATTGTTTGCGCCATCAAATCCGGAAATTGCGTTGAACATTGCTCATCTTCCAATTCAAACTACAGCAAGAAAAAATTCTGAATGGATTTCTGAATTTTATGTAATTATGCACTCGCTTGCAATTTTATATGACAAAAATAAATCACCAAAAGAAAATATTTTGTGGATGGCTGATCTTGCAAGAAAACGCCTTCCAAATAATTCTTATTCCGCAAAAATGTATGATTATGTTAAAAGCAGATATTCGGAAAACATTCCTTGGGAAAAAGTTAGAGATGAAATTTATCAGCGTTATCAAGTTGATCAATTGGATGAATATGATATCACATCGAAAAATCTTACATGTAACGGATGTTTTGCGGCGGGAATAAATTTTGCATCGAGTATAATTAGCTTGCTTTACGGCGAAGGCAATTATAAGGAGACAATAAAAATTGGAACTCTTGCCGGCTGGGATTCGGATAATCCAACATCAACTTGGGGCGGACTTTTAGGATTTATTCTCGGCAAAGATGAAATTGAGAAAACATTTAATCGCAAATTTTCTGAAAAATATAATATTCATAGAACCAGACAAAATTTTCCAAACAACGGAATTGATACTTTTTCTAATATGGCAAAAGTTGGAGTTTTTATTGTTGATAGAGTTGTTCAAGAACAAATGAACGGCGGAATAGATTTAGAAAATAATGTTTGGTACATTCCCCAAAAAGAAATTAAAATAATTCCCGCTGAATGA
- a CDS encoding MFS transporter, with product MKHITKTVWILSLVSLFTDAASEMLYPIMPIYLKSIGFSILLIGILEGFVEAAAGLSKGYFGKLSDNYGKRVPFVQLGYSLSAISKPLLAIYILPLWIFFARTIDRLGKGIRTGARDAILSSETTIYTKGKVFGFHRSMDTFGAVLGPLAALLYLHFYPEDYKTLFLIAFIPGILAVITSLLLKEKQFQSQKKLSNVNFFSFLKYWKQSNLEYRKLVIGLLLFAIFNSSDVFLLLKAKQSGLDDSTVIAIYIFYNLIFALFSFPIGIIADKIGLKKMFIIGLSFFSAVYLGISVNENIYFFFGIFFLYGIYAAATEGISKAWISNIADKKDTATAIGMYSAFQSICAMIASSTAGLLWFKFGAAVTFMLTGISTILIIFYFIIFVQSHKSL from the coding sequence TTGAAACACATAACAAAAACTGTTTGGATATTATCTTTAGTAAGTTTATTTACGGATGCCGCCAGCGAAATGTTATATCCGATAATGCCCATCTACTTAAAGTCAATCGGGTTTTCTATTTTACTAATTGGAATTCTTGAAGGATTTGTTGAAGCCGCCGCCGGTTTAAGTAAAGGCTATTTTGGAAAATTATCGGATAATTACGGAAAGCGTGTTCCGTTCGTCCAGCTTGGTTATTCATTGAGTGCAATTTCAAAACCGCTGCTGGCAATTTATATTTTACCGCTTTGGATTTTCTTTGCGAGAACAATTGATAGATTGGGAAAAGGAATTAGAACCGGCGCAAGAGATGCAATTCTTTCAAGCGAAACAACAATTTATACCAAGGGAAAAGTTTTTGGTTTTCATAGATCAATGGATACGTTTGGCGCTGTTCTGGGTCCGCTTGCGGCTTTGTTATACTTACATTTTTATCCTGAAGATTATAAAACTTTATTTTTAATAGCGTTCATTCCCGGAATATTAGCTGTAATTACTTCGCTGCTTTTAAAAGAAAAACAATTTCAATCTCAAAAAAAATTATCAAATGTTAATTTCTTTTCGTTTTTAAAATATTGGAAACAAAGTAATTTAGAATATAGAAAATTGGTAATCGGACTTTTACTATTCGCAATATTTAATAGTTCGGATGTTTTCCTTTTACTTAAAGCCAAGCAGTCTGGTTTGGATGATTCAACCGTAATTGCAATTTATATTTTCTATAATTTAATATTTGCACTGTTCTCATTTCCAATTGGAATAATTGCGGATAAAATCGGTTTGAAGAAAATGTTTATAATCGGGTTATCTTTTTTTAGTGCAGTTTATTTGGGAATTTCCGTAAACGAAAATATTTACTTTTTCTTTGGAATATTTTTTCTTTATGGGATATACGCCGCAGCTACAGAGGGAATTTCCAAAGCATGGATAAGCAATATTGCCGATAAAAAAGATACGGCAACTGCAATTGGAATGTATTCAGCATTTCAAAGTATTTGCGCAATGATTGCAAGCTCAACGGCTGGATTATTATGGTTTAAGTTTGGAGCTGCAGTTACTTTTATGTTAACCGGAATTTCAACAATATTAATAATTTTCTACTTTATAATTTTTGTACAATCACATAAATCTTTATGA
- a CDS encoding VOC family protein encodes MNKSYKVPVQTRIGHVHLKVSNIEKSLKFYKELLGFDLVTMYGNQAAFISAGGYHHHIGLNTWESENSPPAQKSGVGLYHVAILYPTRKDLAEIFYRLMNAKYPISGASDHGVSEAIYLEDPDGNGIELYWDKPKELWPKKSDGSIEMFTKHLDLENLLSELDN; translated from the coding sequence ATGAATAAAAGTTATAAAGTTCCCGTACAAACAAGAATTGGTCATGTTCATCTAAAAGTTTCGAATATAGAAAAATCATTAAAATTCTATAAAGAACTTTTGGGTTTTGATTTAGTAACAATGTACGGAAACCAAGCTGCATTTATATCTGCGGGCGGTTATCATCATCACATTGGATTAAACACTTGGGAAAGTGAAAATTCACCTCCGGCACAAAAATCTGGAGTTGGACTATACCACGTTGCTATTCTTTATCCAACCAGAAAAGATTTGGCAGAAATTTTTTACAGATTGATGAATGCAAAATATCCAATTTCCGGTGCGTCCGATCACGGAGTTTCTGAAGCAATTTATTTAGAAGATCCGGATGGAAACGGAATTGAATTATATTGGGATAAACCAAAAGAACTTTGGCCTAAAAAATCCGATGGTTCGATTGAGATGTTTACAAAACATCTTGATTTGGAAAATTTACTTTCTGAATTGGATAATTAA
- a CDS encoding sigma-54-dependent Fis family transcriptional regulator, which yields MTIQLNPFKPILLVDDEIHFLSSAELVLNSNRFNNVETCSDSTKVLELLKSKEYSLIALDINMPNISGKELLPKILENFPEMPVIIITAINDVENAVECMKLGAFDYLVKPIDDERLITSIKRGLYFSNVRNENLRLKESLFKDKLEFPEAFSHIITNSSKMISIFKYIEAISKTNLPVLVTGETGVGKELIAKAIHQISGREGELVSLNVAGVDDNLFSDTLFGHRKGAFTGAEKDRRGLIEQAESGSLFLDEIGDLSIESQVKLLRLLQDGKYYPLGSDVAKLSDARIIVATHKDLDKMKDEDSFRKDLYYRLKAHHVHIPPLRDRKEDIAILISHFLTIASETLNKKRPASPKELYTSLTNYAFPGNVRELEGIIFDAVSRHTSGILSLESIRKKTIGTEENIADKNVYDKNENFSGSIIFTSQFPTFKSAELLMINEALKRSDNNQTIAAQLLGITRRALNNRIQRLKEKDEDIFE from the coding sequence ATGACAATTCAATTAAATCCGTTTAAGCCAATTTTACTTGTTGATGACGAAATTCATTTTCTTTCATCGGCGGAATTAGTTTTAAATTCAAACAGATTTAATAATGTTGAAACTTGCAGCGACAGTACAAAAGTTTTGGAATTGCTTAAATCAAAAGAATATTCTTTAATTGCGCTTGATATAAATATGCCGAATATTTCCGGCAAAGAATTGCTTCCAAAAATTTTAGAAAATTTTCCCGAAATGCCCGTAATTATCATTACTGCAATTAATGATGTTGAAAACGCAGTTGAGTGCATGAAATTAGGCGCTTTCGATTATTTGGTTAAACCGATTGATGATGAAAGATTAATCACTTCAATAAAAAGAGGTTTATATTTTTCAAACGTTAGAAATGAAAACTTGCGATTAAAAGAATCTTTATTCAAAGATAAATTGGAATTTCCTGAAGCATTTTCTCATATAATTACAAACAGCTCAAAAATGATTTCAATATTTAAATATATTGAAGCAATTTCTAAAACGAATTTACCAGTACTGGTTACCGGCGAAACCGGAGTTGGAAAAGAATTAATTGCAAAAGCAATTCACCAGATAAGCGGAAGAGAAGGAGAATTAGTTTCATTAAACGTTGCCGGAGTTGATGATAATTTATTTTCAGATACTTTATTCGGTCACAGAAAAGGCGCTTTCACCGGCGCAGAAAAAGATAGACGCGGATTAATTGAACAAGCAGAAAGCGGAAGTTTATTTTTAGATGAAATCGGTGATTTAAGTATTGAATCGCAGGTAAAACTTTTGCGCTTGCTTCAAGACGGCAAATATTATCCGCTTGGTTCTGATGTTGCAAAACTTTCCGATGCACGAATAATTGTAGCAACTCATAAAGATTTGGATAAAATGAAAGATGAGGATTCGTTTAGAAAAGATTTGTACTACAGATTAAAAGCACATCATGTTCATATTCCGCCGTTAAGAGATAGAAAAGAAGATATTGCAATTTTAATTAGTCACTTTTTAACAATTGCTTCAGAAACATTAAATAAAAAAAGACCGGCTTCGCCGAAGGAACTTTACACAAGTTTAACAAATTATGCTTTCCCGGGAAACGTAAGAGAATTGGAAGGAATTATTTTTGATGCGGTAAGCAGACACACTTCCGGAATTTTATCTTTAGAAAGTATTAGAAAAAAAACAATCGGGACCGAAGAAAATATTGCCGATAAAAATGTTTATGATAAGAATGAAAATTTTTCGGGATCAATAATTTTCACATCGCAGTTTCCGACGTTTAAATCGGCAGAATTATTAATGATAAATGAAGCTTTAAAAAGATCGGATAACAATCAGACAATTGCCGCACAACTTTTGGGAATTACAAGACGCGCATTGAACAATAGAATTCAGCGTTTAAAAGAAAAAGATGAAGATATATTCGAGTGA
- a CDS encoding cupin domain-containing protein, which produces MNRSSFIITAFSAFPLFAFSKLKSIGEERTKKGFKVNKGEARFGEHYKMKGVTLNNLDIKISGKDSGGEQAVFEQTGLTPNGGPPLHIHLFQDEWFYVIEGDYKFQVGDDFYNLKSGDTIFLPKNVQHAFLQLTEKGKMIVSYSPAGKMEAFFKATNNWTSPPTKEEINKVFEDNEMKVVGPPLKLN; this is translated from the coding sequence ATGAATAGATCAAGTTTTATAATTACAGCTTTTTCAGCGTTTCCATTATTTGCATTTTCAAAATTAAAATCGATTGGTGAAGAAAGAACAAAAAAGGGATTCAAAGTCAATAAAGGTGAAGCCCGTTTTGGTGAACATTACAAAATGAAAGGTGTTACACTTAACAATTTGGATATCAAAATTTCGGGTAAGGATTCTGGGGGTGAGCAGGCTGTTTTTGAGCAAACAGGATTAACTCCAAATGGCGGACCGCCTCTCCACATTCATCTATTTCAAGATGAATGGTTTTATGTAATAGAAGGCGATTACAAATTTCAAGTTGGTGATGATTTCTATAATTTGAAATCCGGAGATACAATATTTTTACCAAAAAATGTTCAACATGCTTTTTTACAGCTTACAGAGAAAGGCAAAATGATTGTATCATATTCTCCGGCGGGCAAAATGGAAGCCTTTTTTAAAGCTACAAATAATTGGACATCTCCTCCAACAAAAGAAGAAATTAATAAAGTTTTTGAAGATAATGAAATGAAAGTGGTTGGTCCGCCGTTAAAATTAAATTAG
- a CDS encoding pentapeptide repeat-containing protein, which translates to MKENYFEGKEFKNINFSKSKFEIAEYENCSFIGCNFSKVNLSNSSFTDCKFKNCDFSMVKNANVAFRKTDFTECKLLGFHFENCNEFLLSFSFTNCQLNFSSFHKMKLHNTKFINCKLQEVDFTEADFTNSNFENCDFTDAIFNRSTLDKCDFSTSYNFIIDPENNKLAKAKFSSANVLGLLAKYNIEIE; encoded by the coding sequence ATGAAAGAAAATTATTTTGAAGGAAAAGAGTTTAAGAATATTAATTTTTCTAAAAGTAAATTTGAAATTGCAGAATATGAAAACTGTTCTTTTATTGGCTGCAATTTTTCGAAAGTTAACTTAAGTAATTCGTCTTTTACTGATTGTAAATTTAAAAATTGTGATTTCAGTATGGTGAAAAATGCCAATGTGGCATTCAGAAAAACAGATTTTACGGAATGCAAACTTTTAGGCTTTCACTTTGAAAATTGCAATGAATTTTTGCTTTCTTTCTCATTTACAAATTGCCAATTAAACTTTTCTTCATTCCACAAAATGAAATTGCACAATACAAAATTCATAAATTGTAAACTGCAAGAAGTCGATTTTACAGAAGCTGATTTTACAAATTCCAATTTTGAAAATTGTGATTTTACGGATGCAATTTTTAATCGCTCAACTTTAGATAAATGCGATTTTTCAACTTCGTATAATTTTATTATTGATCCCGAAAACAATAAACTGGCAAAAGCTAAATTTTCATCTGCAAATGTTTTGGGATTGCTAGCAAAGTATAATATTGAAATTGAATGA
- the acs gene encoding acetate--CoA ligase, whose product MGKKTEKTIKDPNVFYPSDSIVSNANVKEYDKLYKKSIKDREGFWAEQAENLEWYKKWDKVLDESEKPFYKWFVGGKTNIVQNAIDRHLKTWRKNKIAIVWEGEPGDLRVFSYHALNREVTKFANILKSMGAKKGDIITIYMPQIPELVFAMLACAKIGAAHSVVYGGFSVEALAERIADAQSRILVTADGGWRRGKVNDLKGIVNEAIGRSPTIEACITIKRTGHEVYMESDRDFWFHDLASLPISNNKCETEVMDAEDMLFILYTSGTTGKPKGLVHTHGGYSVYTATTHKMVFDIKDEDRWWCAADPGWITGHSYIVYGPLINGTTIMMYEGAPNHPYPNRWWQMIEKYGITILYTSPTAIRGLMRFGNQWSKRHDLSSLRLLGSVGEPINPEAWKWYHNNIGNDKCPIMDTWWQTETGGFMITPLPITPLKPGSATKPFFGNEIAVVDENGKSVKTGEEGKLVIKNPWPGMARTVMGDPERFINTYWKDYEKQGWYKAGDSARIDEDGYVWIIGRIDDVIKVSGYRLGTAEIESALVSHPKVAEAAAIALPHELKGNAIHAYVILKANLKGDAELEKSLKDHVGHEMGPIAKPDSVTFVDSLPKTRSGKIMRRVLKARAQGLPEGDLTTIEE is encoded by the coding sequence ATGGGGAAAAAGACTGAAAAAACCATTAAAGATCCTAATGTGTTTTACCCAAGTGATTCAATAGTTTCAAACGCAAACGTAAAAGAATATGATAAACTTTATAAGAAATCTATAAAAGACAGAGAAGGATTTTGGGCTGAACAAGCCGAGAATTTAGAATGGTACAAAAAATGGGATAAAGTTCTTGATGAAAGTGAAAAACCTTTTTACAAATGGTTTGTCGGCGGCAAAACTAATATTGTTCAAAATGCAATTGATAGGCATTTAAAAACTTGGCGAAAGAATAAAATTGCAATTGTCTGGGAAGGTGAACCTGGTGATTTGCGTGTTTTTTCATATCATGCACTAAATAGGGAAGTTACAAAATTTGCAAACATTTTAAAAAGTATGGGCGCAAAAAAGGGTGATATTATAACTATTTATATGCCGCAAATTCCAGAACTTGTTTTTGCAATGTTAGCTTGTGCAAAAATTGGAGCAGCTCACAGCGTTGTATATGGCGGATTTAGCGTTGAAGCTTTGGCGGAAAGAATTGCCGATGCACAAAGCAGAATTTTAGTTACTGCAGATGGCGGCTGGAGAAGAGGAAAAGTTAATGATTTAAAGGGAATTGTAAATGAAGCAATCGGCAGATCTCCAACCATTGAAGCTTGTATAACGATTAAGCGAACGGGACACGAAGTTTATATGGAAAGTGATCGTGATTTTTGGTTTCACGATTTAGCATCTCTGCCAATCTCAAATAATAAATGTGAAACTGAAGTTATGGATGCGGAAGATATGTTGTTCATTCTTTATACATCCGGAACAACGGGCAAACCAAAAGGATTGGTTCACACTCACGGCGGTTATTCTGTTTATACAGCAACTACGCATAAAATGGTTTTTGATATTAAAGATGAAGACAGATGGTGGTGTGCGGCCGATCCGGGATGGATTACTGGTCACAGTTATATTGTTTACGGTCCGCTTATTAACGGCACAACAATTATGATGTATGAAGGAGCTCCAAATCATCCGTATCCAAACAGATGGTGGCAGATGATTGAAAAATATGGAATTACAATTCTTTACACTTCACCAACTGCCATTAGAGGATTGATGAGATTTGGAAATCAATGGTCAAAACGTCATGATCTTAGTTCATTACGTTTACTTGGTTCCGTTGGTGAACCAATAAATCCCGAGGCTTGGAAATGGTATCACAATAATATTGGAAATGATAAATGTCCTATTATGGATACTTGGTGGCAGACAGAAACCGGCGGATTTATGATAACTCCATTGCCAATTACTCCATTAAAACCGGGCTCTGCAACAAAACCATTTTTCGGAAATGAAATTGCAGTTGTTGATGAAAATGGAAAGTCTGTAAAAACCGGAGAAGAAGGAAAACTTGTAATTAAAAATCCTTGGCCCGGAATGGCAAGAACCGTTATGGGTGATCCGGAAAGATTTATAAATACATATTGGAAAGATTACGAAAAACAAGGCTGGTATAAAGCCGGAGATTCCGCAAGAATTGATGAAGACGGATATGTTTGGATAATCGGAAGAATTGACGATGTAATAAAAGTAAGCGGATATCGTTTGGGAACGGCAGAAATTGAAAGCGCACTTGTAAGCCATCCAAAAGTTGCTGAAGCCGCCGCAATTGCTTTGCCGCATGAACTAAAAGGAAATGCTATTCATGCTTATGTAATTTTGAAAGCAAATTTAAAAGGTGATGCCGAACTTGAAAAAAGTTTGAAGGATCACGTTGGGCATGAAATGGGACCAATTGCAAAACCGGATTCAGTTACATTTGTTGATTCACTTCCTAAAACACGAAGCGGAAAAATAATGCGTAGAGTTTTAAAAGCACGTGCTCAAGGCTTGCCGGAAGGTGATTTAACAACAATTGAAGAGTAA
- a CDS encoding carbohydrate-binding domain-containing protein, producing MCKIIIKIFVLFIFVLTFTNCNETENPTETSDSDITNNSDSGNTIVEITSENKEPHEDPNDYIWEDTSVTKIQLNGNSISSETTAGISINGSILTISALGNYELSGTLNNGQIKIDIDETDLTSVENLGKSSSSTSDEILRLILNNVEITNSSSAPIYIANSPKTLIVLSDNSTNTLVDGTTYIFENAEIEEPNSTIFCNDDLTICGNGNLIIDANYNDAITSEDGLILKSGNINLTSVDDGIRGKDYLIVKDGNIEISSTGDGFKSDNTEDVTCGYVSIENGTIDITSFGDAISAITDVLISNGTINIKTTGTNTTATSSKAIKGLVSVVIDDGNFIINSNDDAIHSNSSVTINNGTFTISAKDDGLHSDNTVAINGGTINITSSVEGIEGKYIYINDGNIYVASTDDSFNSSAGSRTENDDNSCTYIHGGFIVLVPTNGDGLDSNGDLEMTAGTVIIHGPSSQPEVMIDYNGTFNISGGFLTSSGSSSNMTQAPSSSSSQYCVKIMFNSSISASTIVHIQDSDGNNVLTFQPQHKYQSVVFSSSDLQKSKTYSIYKGGSSTGTNKNGLIEGGTYSGGTVYKNFTISNTVTNVN from the coding sequence ATGTGTAAAATCATTATAAAAATTTTTGTTCTATTTATTTTTGTTCTAACTTTTACAAATTGCAATGAAACGGAAAATCCAACCGAGACAAGTGATTCCGATATAACAAATAATTCCGATAGCGGAAACACAATTGTAGAAATAACCAGCGAAAACAAAGAACCACACGAAGATCCAAACGATTATATTTGGGAAGATACAAGTGTTACAAAAATTCAACTAAACGGAAATTCAATAAGTAGTGAAACAACAGCCGGAATTTCAATAAACGGAAGTATTTTAACAATTTCCGCATTGGGAAATTACGAATTAAGTGGAACGTTAAATAACGGTCAAATTAAAATTGATATTGATGAAACTGATTTAACATCGGTTGAAAATTTGGGGAAATCTTCTTCATCAACAAGTGATGAAATTTTGAGATTAATTCTTAACAATGTTGAAATTACAAATTCTTCAAGTGCACCAATTTATATTGCAAATTCACCAAAAACATTAATTGTTTTATCAGATAATTCCACAAATACTTTAGTCGATGGCACAACCTACATTTTTGAAAATGCAGAAATCGAAGAACCAAATTCAACAATTTTTTGTAACGATGATTTAACAATTTGCGGAAACGGAAATTTAATTATTGATGCAAATTATAATGATGCAATTACAAGCGAGGACGGCTTAATTTTAAAAAGTGGAAATATTAATCTAACTTCGGTCGATGATGGAATTAGAGGAAAAGATTATTTAATTGTTAAAGATGGTAATATAGAAATATCTTCAACCGGAGATGGATTTAAGTCTGATAATACCGAAGACGTAACTTGCGGATATGTTTCAATAGAAAATGGAACTATCGATATAACATCTTTCGGCGATGCAATTTCTGCAATAACCGATGTATTAATTTCAAACGGAACAATCAATATTAAAACTACGGGAACAAATACAACAGCAACATCTTCCAAAGCAATTAAAGGTTTGGTAAGTGTTGTTATTGATGATGGAAATTTTATAATTAATTCTAACGATGATGCAATTCACTCAAATAGCTCGGTAACGATAAATAACGGAACTTTTACAATTTCGGCAAAGGATGACGGACTTCACTCTGATAACACGGTTGCGATAAACGGCGGAACAATAAATATTACAAGTTCGGTTGAAGGCATCGAAGGAAAATACATTTATATAAATGATGGAAATATTTATGTTGCTTCAACCGATGACAGTTTTAATTCATCAGCCGGTTCACGAACTGAAAATGATGATAACAGCTGCACATATATTCATGGCGGATTTATTGTTTTAGTTCCAACCAACGGAGATGGATTAGACAGCAACGGCGATTTGGAAATGACAGCCGGAACTGTAATTATTCATGGTCCATCGAGTCAGCCGGAAGTGATGATAGATTACAACGGAACTTTTAATATTTCGGGAGGATTTTTAACATCCTCCGGAAGTTCATCAAATATGACTCAAGCGCCAAGTTCAAGTTCATCACAATATTGCGTTAAGATAATGTTTAATTCATCAATTTCTGCTTCTACAATTGTTCACATTCAAGACAGCGATGGAAATAATGTTTTAACTTTTCAACCACAGCATAAATATCAATCGGTTGTGTTTTCTTCATCAGATTTACAAAAAAGTAAAACATATTCTATTTACAAAGGCGGAAGTTCAACCGGAACAAATAAAAATGGCTTAATTGAAGGCGGAACGTATTCCGGAGGAACTGTTTATAAAAATTTCACAATTTCGAATACTGTTACAAACGTTAATTAA